A stretch of Gemmatimonas aurantiaca T-27 DNA encodes these proteins:
- a CDS encoding ABC transporter permease: MARTDVHADAGDRADVALDTARRAPAFGGFNLTALFLELRRVLRNRRTVIFILIFPSVFFYLFGMNNPGARRGDVVVLAYVMVSMAVYGAMVGTTSGGAAVAVERSLGWSRQLRLTPLTPVAYVSMKVLSAMTLGLIAILSTFTIGALAGVSLTPQQWLLCGLAAWGSSCVFAAFGLFMGFLVPSENVMQFAGPAMAIMALFGGIFIPVDSLPAGVRTIAMFTPMYGIGQLARAPLNGEFTVGAVVSVVVWALVFGSGAMLLFRRDTQRV, encoded by the coding sequence ATGGCCCGAACGGACGTTCATGCCGATGCGGGCGACCGCGCTGATGTCGCACTCGATACGGCGCGTCGTGCACCGGCCTTTGGCGGATTCAACCTCACTGCGCTGTTTCTCGAGTTGCGTCGTGTGCTGCGCAATCGCCGCACGGTGATATTCATCCTGATCTTCCCAAGCGTCTTCTTCTACCTGTTCGGTATGAACAACCCCGGAGCCCGACGGGGAGACGTTGTGGTGCTGGCCTATGTCATGGTGAGCATGGCGGTGTACGGTGCGATGGTTGGCACCACCTCGGGCGGGGCCGCTGTGGCCGTCGAGCGCAGCCTGGGCTGGAGCCGTCAACTGCGACTCACGCCACTGACGCCCGTGGCCTACGTCAGCATGAAGGTGCTCAGTGCCATGACCCTTGGCCTGATCGCCATTCTGTCGACATTCACGATCGGTGCATTGGCTGGCGTGAGTCTCACGCCACAGCAGTGGCTGTTGTGTGGCCTCGCCGCCTGGGGCAGTTCGTGTGTGTTCGCGGCCTTCGGATTGTTCATGGGTTTTCTGGTGCCATCGGAAAACGTCATGCAGTTCGCCGGACCGGCCATGGCCATCATGGCGTTGTTCGGAGGCATTTTCATTCCGGTGGACAGTCTGCCTGCCGGCGTACGTACGATCGCAATGTTCACCCCGATGTATGGCATCGGTCAGCTAGCTCGCGCGCCGCTCAATGGCGAATTCACGGTCGGCGCCGTGGTCAGTGTGGTGGTGTGGGCGTTGGTCTTTGGTTCTGGCGCGATGCTGCTGTTTCGACGCGACACGCAGCGGGTATAG
- a CDS encoding HD domain-containing protein, whose amino-acid sequence MSDAALSADALHGILGFLRAAESLKHSPRTSWTSTGLPETVAAHTWRLCLMALVLAPHFPGIDVGKLLRICLVHDLGEAIGGDISAVQQAGAPSKAEQERQDLQELVTPLPTGVREELVALWDEYEQAASPEARLAKGLDKLETILQHNQGLMPDDFDFRFNLQYGQRYTTDDPILRAIRTVLDAETEQRAREREMSSGEPA is encoded by the coding sequence ATGTCAGACGCCGCTCTTTCCGCCGACGCACTGCACGGCATTCTTGGTTTCCTGCGCGCTGCGGAATCGTTGAAACACTCGCCGCGTACATCGTGGACGTCGACCGGCTTGCCGGAGACGGTGGCAGCGCACACCTGGCGTCTCTGTTTGATGGCATTGGTGCTGGCCCCTCATTTTCCCGGCATCGACGTGGGCAAGCTGCTGCGCATCTGTCTCGTGCACGACCTTGGCGAAGCCATCGGCGGTGATATCTCGGCCGTGCAGCAAGCGGGCGCGCCGAGCAAGGCGGAGCAGGAACGACAGGACCTGCAAGAGCTGGTGACGCCGCTCCCAACGGGAGTACGTGAGGAGCTCGTTGCGCTCTGGGATGAGTACGAGCAGGCGGCCTCACCGGAAGCCCGGCTGGCGAAAGGGCTCGACAAGTTGGAGACCATCCTGCAGCACAATCAGGGGTTGATGCCAGACGATTTCGACTTCCGCTTCAACCTACAGTATGGTCAACGCTACACCACCGACGATCCGATCCTGCGTGCAATCCGCACGGTTCTCGATGCAGAAACCGAGCAACGCGCGCGGGAGCGTGAGATGTCATCCGGCGAACCCGCGTGA
- a CDS encoding MIP/aquaporin family protein yields MPAGLPQTVIGEFLGTLVLLLLGNGVVAGVLLEESKARNAGWVVITAGWAFAVLCGVLVATALGAPGELNPAVTIANVIGGTRTASDAIAHIAAQLLGAIGGAKLVWLHYLPHWRITHDQGRILACFSTGPAIRAPGANLLSEVIGTFVLVLVATAIGAAAAAGATPATNLTPALVAALVWGIGLSLGGTTGYAINPARDLGPRIAHALLPIAGKGSSDWSYAWIPVLGPVLGASLAALLWSALN; encoded by the coding sequence ATGCCGGCTGGCCTGCCGCAGACCGTGATCGGTGAATTCCTCGGCACCCTCGTGCTCCTCCTCCTCGGCAACGGTGTGGTGGCCGGCGTGTTACTCGAGGAATCGAAGGCGCGAAATGCGGGATGGGTCGTGATCACGGCCGGCTGGGCCTTTGCGGTCCTTTGCGGCGTGCTCGTCGCCACGGCGCTCGGTGCGCCCGGTGAACTCAATCCGGCAGTTACGATTGCCAATGTGATTGGTGGCACACGCACGGCGTCCGACGCCATCGCTCACATCGCCGCGCAACTGCTCGGTGCCATCGGGGGCGCCAAACTGGTTTGGCTGCACTATCTCCCGCACTGGCGCATCACGCACGATCAAGGACGCATTCTCGCGTGCTTCTCGACGGGACCTGCCATTCGGGCACCGGGTGCCAATCTGCTCAGTGAAGTGATTGGCACATTTGTGCTGGTGTTGGTTGCCACCGCGATTGGTGCCGCGGCCGCAGCGGGAGCGACACCAGCCACCAATCTCACGCCGGCCCTGGTCGCCGCACTCGTGTGGGGGATCGGTCTGTCACTCGGTGGCACGACCGGCTACGCCATCAATCCCGCGCGTGATCTCGGGCCGCGCATTGCGCATGCACTATTGCCCATCGCAGGCAAGGGATCGAGCGACTGGAGCTATGCCTGGATTCCGGTGCTCGGTCCCGTGCTTGGCGCGTCGCTGGCCGCACTGCTGTGGAGCGCGCTCAACTGA
- a CDS encoding penicillin acylase family protein, whose translation MARIALAVASLAVGLGATWIGARGAGPLPPLGGALSPAIGLWANAMDDLPAEASGRILVLGAQVDVRYDQRSVPHIFATNELDAIRALGYVVARDRLFQIELQARAGEGTLTELVGNVALPADRETRGLGMPRSAERKLASLDSTGETMQFLRAYADGINAYRASLSPARYPAEYKLLNKAPREWLPVHSLHLFNRMGYTLAHAPVELDLLRAKALVGDSAARAIFDTDSPVQEPIQPAPRSMAREALTALPAPGVPDAAAAHMVTALGNGTRALFGWSRDPGATPEERAILAQERAFASNNWAVSPSRSANGTALLAGDPHLELTLPSIWYEVHMVVPGIFDVGGVTIPGLPGVVIGYTRALAWSFTNTGADVMDFWRETVDDAKRPTRYQLDGESVAFADTRVETYHGPKGDVIAIDTVYYTHRGPMQRVGNEWLSMRWTVLEAGEELMGFRAALHAQTATAFLDTMAVHYMAPAQNMIVGDTSGTIAIRSTGRFPIRADSGRGTEIREGNTRKNDWIGFRSIDRYPQSVNPAQGYLASANQQPIDPQDDPLYFGVDGHFEIWRALQINRLLRADSSMTADKMRRFHTDPGSVRADLLVPAFLHAADMRRAQGEGSPSLEAAETLLAKWDRRYTRDNTGSRLFEMSLSFTTALLYDELTPAGASQRVATPSESRLLQLVADSSNGWWDDKRTPNAREDRDRVLSTALAKAYDSLVTQYGDPAKQPWVWGTVSPARPQHLLKLEGFAAPPTPIDGGRGTLNPSVASRRANFGASWRMVVEFGKEPVIRATYPGGQSGNPGSTRYLDRLPLWASGTLDSVRTPRSLADLPASDVRAVLTLTR comes from the coding sequence ATGGCTCGGATTGCCCTCGCTGTAGCCTCCCTCGCCGTTGGACTCGGCGCCACCTGGATCGGCGCCCGCGGCGCGGGTCCCCTGCCGCCCCTGGGTGGGGCGCTCTCGCCAGCGATCGGTCTGTGGGCCAATGCGATGGACGATCTTCCGGCCGAAGCGAGTGGCCGGATTCTCGTGTTGGGGGCACAGGTGGACGTGCGCTATGACCAGCGCAGTGTACCACACATTTTTGCCACCAATGAACTCGATGCCATCCGTGCGCTGGGATATGTGGTGGCCCGCGATCGGCTGTTTCAGATCGAACTCCAGGCGCGCGCGGGGGAGGGCACGCTCACGGAGTTGGTGGGCAATGTGGCGCTTCCCGCGGACCGGGAAACACGTGGACTGGGCATGCCACGGTCGGCCGAACGGAAGCTGGCATCACTCGACAGCACGGGCGAGACGATGCAGTTCCTGCGCGCCTATGCCGACGGCATCAATGCGTACCGCGCATCCCTTTCACCTGCACGGTATCCCGCCGAATACAAGCTGCTGAACAAGGCCCCGCGTGAATGGCTGCCCGTGCATTCGCTGCACCTGTTCAATCGCATGGGGTACACACTGGCGCACGCGCCGGTGGAACTCGATCTGCTGCGCGCCAAGGCGTTGGTCGGGGATTCGGCGGCGCGCGCCATCTTCGACACGGACTCGCCGGTACAGGAGCCCATTCAGCCTGCGCCGCGCAGCATGGCACGCGAGGCCCTCACCGCCTTGCCCGCGCCCGGTGTACCCGATGCCGCAGCGGCGCACATGGTGACGGCGCTGGGCAACGGCACGCGCGCTCTGTTTGGCTGGTCGCGCGATCCCGGTGCCACACCCGAGGAACGGGCCATCCTCGCGCAGGAACGTGCCTTCGCGAGCAACAACTGGGCGGTGTCGCCGTCGCGTAGTGCCAATGGCACGGCGCTGTTGGCCGGCGATCCGCATCTCGAACTCACACTGCCCAGCATCTGGTATGAAGTGCACATGGTGGTTCCGGGGATATTCGATGTAGGGGGTGTGACCATTCCCGGGCTGCCGGGTGTGGTCATCGGATACACGCGCGCGCTTGCCTGGAGCTTCACCAACACCGGCGCCGATGTGATGGACTTCTGGCGCGAAACCGTGGACGACGCCAAGCGGCCAACACGCTATCAGCTCGATGGTGAGAGTGTGGCCTTCGCCGACACGCGTGTGGAGACCTACCATGGCCCCAAGGGCGACGTGATTGCGATCGACACGGTGTACTACACGCACCGCGGTCCCATGCAGCGGGTGGGGAACGAGTGGCTGTCGATGCGCTGGACGGTGCTCGAAGCCGGCGAGGAACTGATGGGGTTCCGGGCGGCGCTACATGCACAGACGGCCACGGCATTTCTCGATACCATGGCCGTTCACTACATGGCACCCGCGCAGAACATGATCGTGGGCGATACCAGCGGCACGATTGCCATCCGCTCCACCGGCCGGTTTCCCATTCGCGCTGACAGCGGGCGCGGCACGGAGATCCGCGAAGGCAACACACGGAAGAATGACTGGATCGGATTTCGCAGTATCGACCGGTATCCGCAGAGTGTGAACCCCGCGCAGGGCTATCTGGCGTCGGCGAATCAGCAGCCGATCGACCCGCAGGACGATCCGCTGTACTTCGGTGTCGATGGTCACTTCGAGATCTGGCGTGCGTTGCAGATCAATCGCCTGTTGCGGGCCGATAGCAGCATGACCGCCGACAAGATGCGACGGTTTCACACGGATCCGGGCAGCGTACGCGCCGATCTTCTCGTGCCGGCGTTCCTGCACGCGGCGGATATGCGTCGTGCACAGGGTGAAGGTTCGCCGTCGCTCGAGGCGGCCGAGACGCTGCTGGCCAAATGGGACCGGCGTTATACACGCGACAACACGGGCTCACGCTTGTTCGAGATGTCGCTGTCTTTCACGACCGCGCTGCTGTATGACGAACTCACGCCGGCGGGTGCATCGCAGCGTGTGGCGACGCCGTCGGAGAGCCGCCTGCTGCAACTGGTCGCGGACTCCAGCAACGGATGGTGGGATGACAAGCGCACGCCGAACGCACGGGAAGATCGGGATCGGGTGTTGTCCACCGCGTTGGCGAAAGCGTATGACTCGCTCGTGACACAATACGGTGACCCCGCCAAGCAGCCGTGGGTTTGGGGCACCGTCTCGCCGGCCCGGCCGCAGCACCTGCTCAAGCTGGAGGGCTTTGCGGCGCCGCCAACACCCATCGACGGTGGTCGTGGCACGCTCAATCCGTCGGTCGCTTCCCGTCGCGCCAACTTCGGTGCGAGTTGGCGCATGGTGGTGGAGTTCGGGAAGGAGCCGGTGATTCGCGCAACCTATCCGGGCGGACAGAGTGGCAACCCCGGAAGCACCCGGTATCTCGATCGGTTGCCGCTGTGGGCCAGTGGCACGCTGGATAGTGTGCGCACGCCTCGTTCGCTTGCCGACTTGCCCGCGAGCGACGTGCGCGCGGTACTCACACTCACCCGCTGA
- a CDS encoding sigma-70 family RNA polymerase sigma factor, giving the protein MDDLERLFREYHPPVVRYLTRRLGDRDLAEELAQETFLRASRHGPVANERAWLFAVATNLVRDEARRTVRERRRLSLLRDEMQQDAETEPDVFRLEQQVDAEAAALREQALARAAVDALAERDRMALLMREEGLDYHEIAAALGLSVGSVGTTLSRARRRLVDVYESQQRELAAREGSDVA; this is encoded by the coding sequence ATGGACGATCTCGAACGGTTGTTCCGGGAGTATCACCCTCCAGTGGTGCGGTATCTGACGCGCCGGCTGGGGGATCGTGATCTCGCCGAGGAGCTGGCCCAGGAGACTTTCCTGCGCGCCTCACGCCACGGGCCCGTGGCAAACGAGCGTGCATGGCTCTTCGCCGTGGCCACCAACCTCGTACGCGACGAAGCCCGTCGTACGGTGCGTGAGCGGCGACGGTTGTCGCTGCTTCGCGACGAAATGCAGCAGGACGCAGAGACCGAACCGGATGTGTTCCGTCTCGAACAGCAGGTCGATGCAGAAGCAGCCGCCCTGCGCGAGCAGGCGCTGGCCCGCGCCGCCGTGGACGCACTCGCGGAACGGGATCGGATGGCGCTGCTGATGCGGGAAGAAGGACTCGACTATCACGAAATCGCCGCCGCACTCGGGCTGAGCGTGGGCAGTGTGGGGACCACGCTGTCACGCGCCCGTCGTCGCCTGGTGGACGTCTACGAATCGCAGCAGCGTGAACTCGCTGCGCGGGAGGGATCCGATGTCGCGTGA
- a CDS encoding ABC transporter ATP-binding protein, which yields MLAIDLQNLTKRYRQVTAVRDLTLQVAPGEVVAFLGPNGAGKTTTIDMILGLARPDTGSVQVYGTTPAAAIARGDVAAVMQTGGLLKDFTVRETVRFTASLYAESRPVDDVMARAGITHIADRLVGKCSGGEQQRLRFAIALLSDPRLLILDEPTTGMDVEGRREFWTAIREDASRGRTILFATHYLDEADAYADRIVLMRQGDIVADGTTAEIKARALGRSVRATLPSADLAQLSALPGVSHVEQRGDTVLLQCSDSDVVARHLLTQTMARDLEIVAQNLEAAFVALTGRASDTSANARSDT from the coding sequence GTGCTGGCCATCGATCTTCAGAACCTCACCAAACGCTACCGTCAGGTCACGGCCGTCCGTGATCTCACGTTGCAGGTCGCCCCGGGCGAAGTCGTCGCATTCCTCGGTCCGAATGGGGCCGGCAAGACGACCACCATCGACATGATCCTCGGGTTGGCTCGGCCCGACACTGGTTCGGTGCAGGTGTACGGCACCACGCCGGCTGCAGCGATCGCCCGCGGGGACGTGGCCGCCGTCATGCAGACCGGTGGGTTGCTCAAGGACTTCACTGTCCGGGAGACCGTGCGTTTCACGGCATCGCTGTATGCCGAATCGCGGCCGGTGGATGACGTCATGGCGCGCGCCGGGATCACGCACATCGCGGATCGTCTGGTGGGCAAGTGTTCCGGCGGCGAGCAACAGCGGCTGCGTTTCGCCATCGCACTGCTCTCCGATCCGCGATTGCTGATTCTCGATGAACCCACCACGGGGATGGACGTGGAAGGACGTCGCGAATTCTGGACGGCCATTCGGGAAGACGCATCGCGTGGACGCACGATCCTGTTCGCCACGCACTATCTCGATGAAGCCGATGCGTATGCCGACCGCATCGTGTTGATGCGTCAGGGCGATATCGTGGCAGATGGCACGACCGCCGAGATCAAGGCGCGTGCCCTCGGACGTTCTGTGCGTGCGACCTTGCCCAGTGCGGATCTGGCGCAACTGTCCGCACTACCGGGTGTGTCGCACGTCGAGCAGCGCGGTGACACGGTGTTGCTGCAATGCAGTGATTCGGATGTCGTCGCGCGTCATTTGCTCACGCAGACCATGGCCCGCGATCTCGAGATCGTGGCGCAGAACCTCGAGGCGGCCTTCGTGGCATTGACCGGACGAGCGTCCGACACCAGCGCCAACGCACGGAGTGACACCTGA
- a CDS encoding tRNA guanosine(34) transglycosylase Tgt, giving the protein MTDFGFSTSHASGAARLGAFRTPHGVVQTPAFMPVGTHASVRGLAMHEIRDAGAQMVLANAYHLYLRPGDEMVRALGGVHAFARWDGPMLTDSGGYQVFSLSRYRTVTEDGVEFRSKLDGSRHRYTPEKVMQIERNIGADVIMQLDELIEGGSSFDASRSAMERSLRWLERCRVEFERLSREGRAPVASMSVPDGAPPLATHDVERDRLAPPQALFPIVQGGTYAELRRASIEGILSAGDWVGVAVGGLSVGEAKEAMYDTFDVCSPLLPADKPRYLMGVGFPDDLLEAVSRGMDLFDCVAPTRMGRHGTVFTRDGKMQIQKSSNRTDRRPLTDACPCPACTQYDRAYLRHLMVTEEPLGPRLLALHNLTFLMELMRETRVALRDGVFAGWSGEWLARYRRKEKD; this is encoded by the coding sequence GTGACCGATTTTGGCTTCAGCACCAGCCACGCCAGCGGTGCGGCGCGGCTGGGCGCCTTCCGCACACCACACGGTGTCGTGCAGACGCCGGCGTTCATGCCGGTGGGCACCCATGCGTCGGTCCGGGGGCTGGCGATGCACGAGATCCGCGACGCAGGTGCGCAGATGGTGCTGGCCAACGCCTATCACCTCTATCTGCGTCCGGGTGACGAGATGGTGCGTGCCTTGGGTGGTGTGCATGCGTTTGCGCGTTGGGATGGTCCGATGCTCACGGACTCCGGCGGGTATCAGGTGTTCTCGTTGTCACGCTATCGCACCGTGACGGAAGACGGTGTGGAATTCCGCAGCAAGCTCGATGGCTCGCGGCATCGCTACACCCCAGAAAAGGTGATGCAGATCGAGCGCAATATCGGCGCCGATGTCATCATGCAACTCGACGAACTGATCGAAGGCGGTTCGTCATTCGACGCATCTCGCTCGGCGATGGAACGCAGCCTGCGCTGGCTGGAGCGGTGTCGCGTGGAGTTCGAGCGACTTTCCCGGGAAGGGCGCGCACCGGTGGCGTCGATGTCGGTACCCGATGGTGCGCCGCCGCTCGCGACACACGACGTTGAACGAGATCGGCTGGCGCCGCCGCAGGCACTCTTTCCGATCGTTCAGGGAGGCACCTACGCCGAGTTGCGTCGCGCCTCCATCGAGGGGATTCTGAGCGCCGGTGACTGGGTAGGCGTGGCGGTGGGTGGCCTTTCGGTGGGTGAAGCCAAAGAGGCGATGTACGACACCTTCGACGTGTGCTCGCCGCTGTTGCCGGCCGACAAACCCCGCTACCTGATGGGTGTGGGTTTTCCCGATGATCTGCTGGAAGCCGTGTCGCGTGGCATGGACCTGTTCGATTGTGTGGCACCGACACGTATGGGGCGTCACGGAACGGTGTTCACGCGCGACGGCAAGATGCAGATCCAGAAAAGCAGCAATCGCACCGACCGCCGTCCGCTGACCGATGCATGTCCCTGTCCGGCGTGCACGCAGTACGACCGAGCGTATCTGCGACATCTCATGGTCACGGAAGAACCACTGGGTCCGCGCCTGCTGGCGCTGCACAATCTGACCTTCCTGATGGAGCTGATGCGCGAGACGCGAGTGGCGTTGCGTGACGGTGTGTTCGCGGGCTGGAGTGGGGAGTGGCTCGCGCGCTATCGGCGAAAAGAAAAGGATTGA
- a CDS encoding PEP-CTERM sorting domain-containing protein produces the protein MHLLKKALLATATLGAIALPASAQTVNYTPGTRYDVAGLGNHVATGASMAGMQVTYTTFSGFTETLTWGALSGGYAGQCGVLSMAGSAMRFQMSFSCQEDTYSPSAFYLWLMQYSGTTNPNSPDALSTVVLNGAPGRVVFDCAWTGSACQENGGSAATGVGTPGSDKGWSAERYLAFGSFTYANAVGIGGAAPVGDLYEQLTLDLSGQNFGANGFGVQYFYVDTDHTAPNSPVPAPWRATQPTTVPEPSTYALMAAGLAVMFGMARRKKAV, from the coding sequence ATGCATCTCCTGAAAAAGGCCTTACTCGCCACCGCGACTCTGGGAGCTATCGCGCTCCCCGCATCCGCCCAGACCGTCAACTACACCCCCGGTACCCGTTACGATGTGGCCGGGTTGGGCAACCATGTTGCGACCGGAGCGAGTATGGCCGGGATGCAGGTCACGTACACGACGTTCTCTGGCTTCACCGAGACGCTGACGTGGGGAGCGCTGAGTGGTGGCTACGCAGGCCAGTGCGGTGTGCTATCCATGGCCGGATCGGCGATGCGATTTCAGATGAGCTTTTCGTGCCAGGAAGACACCTATTCGCCTTCGGCCTTCTATCTCTGGTTGATGCAATACAGCGGCACAACAAACCCGAATTCCCCCGACGCCCTCTCCACTGTGGTTCTCAACGGTGCGCCAGGTCGAGTAGTCTTCGATTGCGCATGGACAGGAAGCGCGTGCCAAGAGAATGGCGGCAGCGCCGCGACCGGAGTTGGCACCCCCGGATCAGACAAGGGCTGGTCGGCTGAACGATACCTCGCGTTCGGAAGTTTCACCTATGCAAACGCCGTCGGGATCGGCGGAGCGGCTCCGGTCGGGGATCTTTATGAGCAACTCACGCTCGATCTCTCGGGACAGAATTTCGGTGCCAATGGATTCGGCGTGCAGTATTTCTACGTCGACACCGACCATACCGCCCCAAACTCACCCGTGCCTGCGCCGTGGAGGGCCACACAGCCAACCACAGTGCCCGAGCCGAGCACCTACGCGCTCATGGCTGCAGGGCTGGCGGTGATGTTCGGCATGGCCCGCCGCAAAAAGGCCGTCTGA
- a CDS encoding YqaA family protein, producing MSPAPRFLTRFLARLQQWADAGWSNAVVLGWGLLQGCIFPGLADLFFLPLALARPERAYRLALVATAGTVIGSVLLYWLGAEALSVLEGPIARWLGFSPDAFTEYRARLAKFGAWAILASTMSPLSTKLTSIASGAIGVPFVAFAGALLAGRLTRTLALAWLVRHGGAQAVARWVRPANTTVDSAPPRAS from the coding sequence ATGTCGCCGGCGCCGCGCTTCCTGACCCGTTTCCTCGCTCGGCTGCAGCAGTGGGCCGATGCGGGGTGGTCGAATGCCGTGGTATTGGGCTGGGGTTTGCTCCAGGGCTGCATCTTTCCGGGGCTCGCCGACCTGTTTTTCCTGCCACTCGCCTTGGCACGCCCCGAACGCGCCTACCGGTTGGCCCTGGTCGCCACGGCGGGAACGGTCATCGGCAGCGTACTCCTGTACTGGCTTGGCGCAGAAGCCCTGTCTGTGCTCGAGGGGCCGATCGCCCGCTGGCTGGGGTTCTCGCCGGATGCGTTCACCGAGTATCGCGCCCGTCTCGCGAAGTTTGGGGCGTGGGCCATTCTGGCGAGCACCATGAGCCCGTTGTCCACCAAGCTCACGAGCATCGCCTCAGGCGCGATTGGTGTGCCCTTTGTGGCCTTTGCGGGGGCCTTGCTGGCCGGCCGACTCACGCGCACGCTGGCGCTGGCGTGGTTGGTACGACATGGCGGTGCACAGGCGGTCGCGCGGTGGGTACGACCGGCCAACACCACTGTCGACTCGGCTCCGCCCCGGGCCTCCTAG